Within Massilia litorea, the genomic segment AAGGCGTAGCCGGGCGGATTGAGAGAGCGGATGGTCTGCATCCAGCGCCGCTCGCGTGCCCAGAGGGCGGCCAGGCTGCGCTCGGTGACGTCGGTCGTGACCTCGACCTCGGACAAGACCGTTGCGAGGCCCTGGCGCCGGGTCAGCTCGCCGAGCCAGAAATCGTCGGCCAGCCGGTCCTTGATCGCCTCGAAACCGCCGATCCTGTCCAGCGTCCCGGCGCGCAGCGCGATGGTGGCGCCGAAGCCGAAGGCGCTGCCGCCGCCGCGGCTGGCGACGCGAACCGAGGGCGCGAACCAGCTGTCGATGAAAAGCACCCCCAGCCGGCTCCAGAACCCGCCGGCCGCGACCCCGCGGTAGAGGCAGGTGACGATGCCGGTGCCGGGCTCGGCCAGCGGCGCGCTCACGCGCTCTAGGTAGTCGGGGCCGACGCCGATGTCGCTGTCGGCCAGCACCAGCCACGGGTGGCGCGCCGCCGCCCGCATGTTGATCAGGTTGCTCACCTTGAGGTTGCTGCCGTGCACGCGCGGATCGGCCACCAGCCGTATGTCGAGTTCGGGAAAGCGCCGCGCCAGGCGCGCGACGGTCGCGGCGGCCGGATCGTCCGGATCGCGCACGCCGAACACCAGCTGGTAGCAAGGATGGGTTTGCCGGCACAGGCTGGCGAGCTTGCGTTCCAGGTTGGGTTCGGCGCCGCACAGGGGCTTGAGCACGCTCACCGGAACCGGGGCCACGCCACCCCTGGGGGGCCGCCAGGTGCGCGGGCGGCACAGCAGCGCGGCCAGCGCGTACAGCGTGGCCAGCGCGGTCAGCAGCGCTCCAACGACGGTGAGGGCAGAGGCCATTTACCTGTCTCCGTCTCAGCCGGAATCGGCAGCCTTGCGCGGCGCGCGGCGCCCGCGGATCTCTTCGAGCTTGATGGCAACGTGGCGTGTGTGCACGAACTGCGCCGGGCGCTGATTGTCGAGTGCCAGGTCCGGCGCCATCGGTCCGCCCGTGCGCACGCCCGCCAGCGCGACCCTGGCTGCCGCCAGCGGGTGCGCGATGGTGTCGAGCACGGCACTCGCCTCGTAGCCGCTGTGCACCATGCAATCGGCGCACTTTTCGTAGCGCCCGGTGCCGTAGGCATCCCAGTCGGTCTCGTCCATCAGTTCCCTGAAACTGGCGGCATAGCCTTCGCCCAGCAGGTAGCAGGGGCGCTGCCAGCCGAACACGGTGCGCGCCGGGTTGCCCCAGGGCGTGCAATGGTAGGTCTGGTTACCCGCCAAAAAGTCCAGGAACAGGCTGGACTGGCTGAAGGCCCATTTGCGGCCGCGGTCGCCGCGCGCAAAAATGTCGCGAAACAGTTGCTTGGTTTTCGAGCGGGTGAGGAAGTGGTCCTGCTCCGGGGCGCGTTCGTAGGCATAGCCGGGCGAGACCGTGATGCCGTCGACGCCGAGTTCCTTGACCGAATCAAAAAACGCGGCCACGCGCTCGGGTTCGGCGTCGTTGAACAGCGTGCAATTGATGTTGACGCGAAAGCCGGCTGCCTTGGCGCGCCCGATTGCCGCCACCGCCCGTTCGTACACGCCCGGTTGGCAGACCGAGCGGTCGTGCATCTGCCGGTCGCCGTCGAGGTGCACCGACCACACCAGGAAGGGGCTGGGACGGTACTGGTCCAGCTTTTTCTCCATCATCAGCGCGTTGGTGCACAGGTAGACGAAGCGGCGGCGCGCGACGATGCCGGCCACGATCTCCGGCATCTCCTTGTGCAGCAGCGGCTCGCCGCCGGCAATCGAGACGACCGGGGCGCCGCACTCGTCGACCGCGCCCAGGCACTCGTCGCGCGACAGGCGCAGGTTCAGGATCTCGTCGGGATAATCGATCTTGCCGCAACCCGCGCAGGCAAGGTTGCAGCGAAACAGCGGTTCGAGCATCAGGGCGAGCGGATAGCGCTTCTGTCCCGCCAGGTGCTTGCGCAGGATGTAGGCGCCGACGAGGGTCTTTTGCAGCATCGGAATGGCCATGTCCGTTCCCCTCAGGCGGCGTGGCCGGACAGTTCGGCCGGCAGCCGGAACTCCACGTGCTCGACCAGGCCGTCCATCGTCGAGAGCTCGACCGGGGCCAGGCGGCGCAGCGCATCGATGACGCTTTCCACCATCGCCTCGGGCGCGGAGGCGCCGGCCGTGATGCCGACCGTACCGGCCCCGGCCACCCAGGCGGGATCGAGCTCGCTGCCGTCGGCCAGCAGGTAGCTCGGGATGCCGCATTCGGTACCGATCTCGCGCAGCCGGTTCGAATTCGAGCTGTTGGCGGCGCCGACGATGAGCAGCACGTCGACCTGCCGGCACAGCTCGCGTACGGCGCGCTGGCGGTTCTGGGTGGCGTAGCAGATGTCGCGCACGTTGGGGCCGACGACGTCCGTGAAGCGGCGCTCGAGGGCGGCGATCACGCCGCGCGTGTCGTCCACGCTGAGGGTGGTCTGGGTGACGTAGGCGATCGGGGTGTCGGGCGCCAGGTCGAGCGCCTCGACGTCGCGCTCGTTCTGCACCAGCAGCACGCGCCCGTCGATCTGGCCGGTCGTGCCCTCGACTTCCGGATGGCCGGCGTGGCCGATCAGGATCACGACCCGGCCGCCGGCCGCGTACTGGCGGCCCTGCAGGTGGACCTTGGCGACCAGCGGACAGGTCGCGTCGAGCACGTGCAGGCCGCGGCCGGCGG encodes:
- the hpnI gene encoding bacteriohopanetetrol glucosamine biosynthesis glycosyltransferase HpnI, translated to MASALTVVGALLTALATLYALAALLCRPRTWRPPRGGVAPVPVSVLKPLCGAEPNLERKLASLCRQTHPCYQLVFGVRDPDDPAAATVARLARRFPELDIRLVADPRVHGSNLKVSNLINMRAAARHPWLVLADSDIGVGPDYLERVSAPLAEPGTGIVTCLYRGVAAGGFWSRLGVLFIDSWFAPSVRVASRGGGSAFGFGATIALRAGTLDRIGGFEAIKDRLADDFWLGELTRRQGLATVLSEVEVTTDVTERSLAALWARERRWMQTIRSLNPPGYAFCFVTFTLPMLALGLWLAPAPWNWAVALPGLGARLLLHWRAQPHLAALPLVPLRDGLLLVEWLSAFAGSTTRWRGHLLRVDGRRATGAVPAALEKT
- the hpnH gene encoding adenosyl-hopene transferase HpnH — its product is MAIPMLQKTLVGAYILRKHLAGQKRYPLALMLEPLFRCNLACAGCGKIDYPDEILNLRLSRDECLGAVDECGAPVVSIAGGEPLLHKEMPEIVAGIVARRRFVYLCTNALMMEKKLDQYRPSPFLVWSVHLDGDRQMHDRSVCQPGVYERAVAAIGRAKAAGFRVNINCTLFNDAEPERVAAFFDSVKELGVDGITVSPGYAYERAPEQDHFLTRSKTKQLFRDIFARGDRGRKWAFSQSSLFLDFLAGNQTYHCTPWGNPARTVFGWQRPCYLLGEGYAASFRELMDETDWDAYGTGRYEKCADCMVHSGYEASAVLDTIAHPLAAARVALAGVRTGGPMAPDLALDNQRPAQFVHTRHVAIKLEEIRGRRAPRKAADSG
- the ispH gene encoding 4-hydroxy-3-methylbut-2-enyl diphosphate reductase yields the protein MRVILAQPRGFCAGVIRAIEIVERSLERHGAPVYVRHEIVHNKAVVDGLRDKGAIFVDALDQVPPRAVTIFSAHGVARSVEAEAAGRGLHVLDATCPLVAKVHLQGRQYAAGGRVVILIGHAGHPEVEGTTGQIDGRVLLVQNERDVEALDLAPDTPIAYVTQTTLSVDDTRGVIAALERRFTDVVGPNVRDICYATQNRQRAVRELCRQVDVLLIVGAANSSNSNRLREIGTECGIPSYLLADGSELDPAWVAGAGTVGITAGASAPEAMVESVIDALRRLAPVELSTMDGLVEHVEFRLPAELSGHAA